A portion of the Gigantopelta aegis isolate Gae_Host chromosome 10, Gae_host_genome, whole genome shotgun sequence genome contains these proteins:
- the LOC121383685 gene encoding janus kinase and microtubule-interacting protein 1-like codes for MAVAPRNVERRLSESSTDSLKCLNYELREHLCQLRTQLEQQRGSIKQAHWQRVLNIRLVRQQEQKKAVSTIANLRAKLQREKIQELDHQGEILQQKHEQDLAKLRRVHRADVVKLRLEVESKESLLRRFITENRRESMKMRGSESGVTNLIHRLSELRCKKKELEESLTSAGESERHFAYELRRKVEQFQAELWKVRNSSSSEVRKLVSISWS; via the coding sequence atggCCGTGGCACCAAGGAATGTTGAACGTCGGTTGAGTGAGAGCTCCACTGACAGCCTCAAATGTCTGAATTACGAACTCCGGGAACATTTGTGTCAATTGCGCACCCAACTGGAGCAGCAGAGAGGCAGCATCAAGCAAGCTCACTGGCAGAGAGTCCTCAACATACGGCTAGTCCGACAGCAGGAGCAGAAGAAAGCTGTGTCCACGATCGCTAATCTTCGGGCCAAGCTACAGAGGGAGAAGATTCAGGAACTGGACCACCAAGGTGAAATCCTTCAACAGAAGCATGAGCAGGATCTTGCCAAACTACGACGAGTGCATCGTGCAGACGTCGTGAAGCTTCGGCTGGAGGTGGAGTCCAAGGAGTCATTACTGCGGAGGTTTATTACAGAGAACAGACGAGAATCTATGAAGATGAGAGGATCAGAATCTGGAGTGACCAACTTGATACATAGGCTGAGTGAGTTACGGTGTAAGAAGAAAGAGTTGGAGGAGTCGCTGACCAGTGCAGGGGAGTCTGAACGACATTTCGCATATGAATTGAGGAGGAAGGTGGAACAGTTTCAGGCAGAACTGTGGAAAGTGAGGAACAGTTCAAGTTCTGAAGTCAGAAAGCTGGTAAGCATCAGTTGGTCATGA